A genomic segment from Nicotiana sylvestris chromosome 1, ASM39365v2, whole genome shotgun sequence encodes:
- the LOC104211023 gene encoding proline-rich protein 4 codes for MGLQSLCGRVLLGLSLTLLLSSFCFADDNTIKVFGIGECADCKENNINTIHAFSGLHVSIDCKLENGEIKTRGEGELDKDGKFEVSLPKEMIKDGKLKEECYAQLHSASAAPCPAHNGIESSKIVITKTDGKHSLKPAGNVKFSTALCTSAFLWPHFKYPPLPKLPPFPKDHPWMKHFPNLPPWKHFNHPFPLPSIPPIFKKPCPPPIPKPNPPPVPVYNPTPEPPVVKPLPPPVPIYKPKPKPEPPVVKPNPPPVPVYKPKPKPPSVPIYKPKPKPEPPVVKPNPPSVPIYKPKPKPPVKKPCPPKPKPKPPVKKPCPPKPKPPAVPTYKPKPPVVKPLPPPVPEYKPPVVKPLPPPVPVYEPPVVKPLPPPVPVYEPPVVKPMPPPVPIYKPIPPFYKKPCPPLPQLPPFPKLPPFHHPFFPPLPPSIPHHP; via the exons ATGGGGCTGCAGTCACTTTGTGGCAGAGTCCTCCTCGGACTGTCTCTGACTTTATTACTCTCTAGTTTCTGCTTTGCTGATGACAACACAATCAAAGTTTTTGGCATTGGAGAATGCGCTGATTGCAAAGAGAATAACATTAACACCATTCATGCTTTCTCAG GGCTTCATGTAAGCATTGACTGCAAGCTTGAGAATGGAGAAATCAAAACAAGGGGTGAAGGAGAGCTTGACAAAGATGGCAAATTTGAAGTGTCACTTCCTAAAGAAATGATAAAAGATGGCAAGCTAAAGGAAGAATGCTATGCACAATTACACAGTGCATCAGCTGCACCATGTCCAGCACACAATGGTATTGAATCATCCAAGATTGTGATCACCAAAACTGATGGAAAACACTCACTAAAACCTGCTGGAAATGTTAAATTCTCAACAGCATTATGCACTTCTGCTTTCTTGTGGCCTCACTTTAAATATCCACCATTGCCAAAGTTGCCACCTTTCCCTAAAGATCATCCTTGGATGAAACATTTCCCTAATTTGCCACCATGGAAACACTTTAACCACCCTTTCCCACTTCCCTCTATTCCTCCAATTTTCAAAAAACCATGTCCTCCTCCAATTCCAAAGCCAAATCCTCCTCCGGTTCCCGTTTACAATCCAACACCAGAACCACCAGTAGTAAAGCCACTTCCTCCTCCAGTTCCCATTTACAAACCCAAGCCTAAACCCGAACCACCAGTAGTAAAGCCTAATCCTCCTCCAGTTCCTGTTTACAAACCAAAACCAAAGCCACCTTCAGTTCCCATTTACAAACCCAAGCCTAAACCTGAACCACCAGTAGTAAAACCTAATCCTCCTTCAGTTCCTATTTACAAACCTAAACCAAAACCTCCAGTTAAAAAGCCATGCCcaccaaaaccaaaaccaaaaccTCCGGTTAAAAAGCCATGCCCCCCAAAACCAAAGCCTCCTGCAGTTCCCACTTACAAACCTAAGCCACCAGTAGTAAAGCCACTTCCTCCTCCAGTTCCAGAATACAAGCCACCAGTAGTAAAGCCACTGCCTCCTCCAGTTCCAGTATACGAGCCACCGGTAGTGAAGCCACTGCCTCCTCCAGTTCCGGTGTACGAGCCACCGGTAGTAAAACCTATGCCACCACCTGTTCCAATTTACAAGCCAATCCCACCATTCTACAAAAAACCATGCCCACCACTTCCACAGCTTCCACCTTTCCCTAAACTTCCTCCATTCCACCATCCATTCTTCCCACCACTTCCTCCTTCTATTCCTCATCACCCATAG